The Dyadobacter subterraneus genome window below encodes:
- a CDS encoding efflux RND transporter periplasmic adaptor subunit, with protein sequence MKKNILSIAIAAALLASCSGEKKEGLAGKKEELTKLKSEQSETEKKIKALESEIAKLDTTKRAETNIKVVTVKPLEVGTLSHYVELQGSIDAKNSVMVTPKSGGVITAVYVREGDQVKAGSAMAKVDDSILRESIEEVKTQLTLANTIYTKQKNLWDQKIGTEVQFLQAENNKQGLERKLSTLNTQLSQSRVSAPISGVVDQVNVKVGETAAPGVGLFRVVNLGNLKVTAKVSDTYAASVKRGDEILISFPDLNKDYKAKVSFVGTTVDPLSRTFVIEANLPSSPALKPNMTAKVQINDATKKNALIVDQNIIQGTEKGQVVYVAVNEGGKKKAKSKIVKTGLIYNGKIEITEGLQAGDEIITTGYQEVSDGQTISY encoded by the coding sequence ATGAAAAAGAATATTTTATCAATCGCAATCGCTGCTGCTTTGCTGGCTTCTTGCTCAGGAGAGAAAAAGGAAGGATTGGCTGGAAAAAAGGAAGAGCTGACCAAGCTTAAATCAGAACAAAGCGAAACTGAGAAAAAAATAAAAGCACTTGAATCGGAGATAGCGAAGCTCGACACGACCAAAAGAGCTGAAACCAATATAAAAGTCGTTACCGTAAAACCGCTTGAAGTGGGTACGCTAAGTCATTATGTTGAATTGCAGGGTTCAATTGATGCAAAAAACAGTGTGATGGTAACGCCGAAATCCGGTGGTGTGATCACGGCTGTTTATGTACGTGAAGGCGATCAGGTGAAAGCGGGTAGTGCGATGGCCAAAGTGGACGACAGCATTTTGCGTGAAAGCATTGAAGAAGTGAAAACGCAGCTGACGCTGGCGAACACCATTTACACCAAACAGAAAAATCTTTGGGACCAGAAAATCGGTACCGAAGTACAGTTTTTACAAGCTGAAAATAACAAGCAAGGTTTGGAAAGAAAACTTTCTACATTAAATACGCAGCTTTCTCAATCCAGAGTTTCCGCGCCGATTTCAGGCGTTGTGGATCAGGTGAATGTAAAAGTGGGTGAAACTGCGGCTCCGGGCGTTGGTCTTTTCCGGGTTGTTAATCTGGGGAATCTGAAAGTTACGGCCAAGGTTTCGGATACATATGCTGCGAGTGTTAAACGCGGTGACGAAATTCTGATCAGTTTTCCTGATTTGAATAAAGATTACAAGGCAAAAGTTTCTTTCGTTGGAACAACGGTTGATCCATTGAGCCGCACTTTTGTGATTGAAGCAAATCTTCCTTCCAGTCCTGCTTTGAAACCAAACATGACGGCGAAAGTCCAGATTAACGATGCAACCAAGAAAAATGCTTTGATCGTTGACCAGAACATTATTCAGGGAACTGAAAAAGGACAGGTTGTTTATGTTGCTGTAAATGAAGGCGGCAAGAAAAAAGCGAAATCGAAAATTGTGAAAACAGGTTTGATTTACAACGGAAAAATTGAAATAACGGAAGGCTTACAGGCAGGAGACGAAATTATCACGACCGGATACCAGGAGGTTTCGGACGGACAAACGATTTCGTACTAA
- a CDS encoding TetR/AcrR family transcriptional regulator — MKERIIKEAFKLFWRYGIKSVTMDDIAKDLGISKRTIYQHFPDKEAIVILVIEQELESQKCQMDKMDEDKLNPVAQMILGADYMRISLAHMNPVVFHDLKKYHPLAWDLFHQYKHEYIIKGIRENLSEGVKTGLYRKEIDIDILSVLRMEQILMAMDPSIYPADKFNMMNVQMEFVYHFLHGILTEKGLEYYTKYKEESATSITHEK; from the coding sequence GTGAAAGAACGAATTATAAAAGAAGCATTCAAACTCTTTTGGCGCTACGGCATCAAAAGCGTAACGATGGACGATATCGCGAAGGATCTCGGTATTTCCAAACGGACTATTTATCAGCATTTCCCTGACAAGGAAGCAATTGTGATATTGGTAATAGAGCAGGAGCTGGAAAGTCAGAAGTGCCAGATGGATAAAATGGATGAAGATAAACTGAATCCAGTCGCACAAATGATCCTGGGAGCGGATTACATGCGGATTTCTCTGGCGCATATGAATCCGGTAGTTTTCCATGATTTAAAAAAATATCATCCGCTGGCCTGGGACTTATTCCATCAGTACAAGCATGAGTATATTATAAAAGGTATACGGGAAAATCTGAGTGAAGGAGTTAAAACCGGACTTTACAGGAAAGAAATAGATATTGATATTTTGTCAGTACTACGGATGGAGCAGATATTAATGGCGATGGATCCGTCAATTTATCCGGCAGATAAATTCAATATGATGAATGTTCAGATGGAATTTGTGTACCATTTCTTACACGGAATTCTGACTGAAAAAGGATTGGAATACTATACTAAATATAAAGAAGAATCAGCAACATCTATTACCCATGAAAAATAA
- a CDS encoding TolC family protein — translation MKNNRLIRDGVLTLAIFLSLISVKAQEASFTVKEAVDYAIKHNLNVKSSQLDAISAEARIGEVRGSGLPQVAANFNLSDNVIIQRVFLPANFADPNASPDAAPVAVQFGVKYSGSASATLNQLIFSGSYFIGLRAAATYRELASKNVTQSKVTVAENVTKAYYSAQVSEERAKVLDLNISRVDSLRAETKKMNESGFVELLDVTRLEVQINNLVTERQKVQNLIELSYTLLKYQMGMSLDEKITLTDKVDDLNIESLRSDFSDYKVNYNSRIEYSVLDTQQKLAGLDLKNIRAGYLPSLSASFGYGHNNGRNTIPDLFGTKWFNNSILAINLNIPIFDGFVKKYQVEQKKVALDKVKLNQKLLEQTIDMQSKQAAINIKNAFATLETQTRNVDLAKEVVRVSKIKYKEGVGSNIEVINAESAYKEAQTNYFSALYDMLIAKVDLSKAKGELYND, via the coding sequence ATGAAAAATAATCGATTGATTCGCGATGGGGTTTTAACACTCGCGATATTTTTAAGTCTCATCTCTGTGAAAGCGCAGGAGGCGAGTTTTACGGTCAAGGAGGCCGTAGACTATGCCATCAAGCACAACCTGAATGTGAAAAGCTCGCAACTGGACGCCATTTCGGCAGAAGCCAGGATTGGTGAAGTTCGTGGTTCAGGTTTACCTCAGGTCGCTGCCAATTTCAATTTAAGCGATAACGTCATTATCCAGCGCGTTTTCCTTCCCGCCAACTTTGCCGACCCGAATGCTTCTCCGGATGCAGCACCGGTTGCCGTTCAGTTTGGGGTGAAATATTCAGGAAGTGCATCGGCAACGTTGAACCAGTTGATTTTCAGTGGTTCTTATTTTATTGGTTTACGTGCAGCAGCTACTTATCGAGAACTGGCGAGCAAGAATGTTACGCAATCCAAAGTTACGGTGGCAGAAAATGTTACCAAGGCTTATTATTCTGCTCAGGTTTCGGAAGAACGTGCCAAAGTTCTTGACTTGAATATCAGTCGCGTGGATTCATTGAGAGCTGAAACAAAAAAGATGAATGAAAGCGGATTTGTTGAATTGCTTGACGTGACACGTCTGGAAGTTCAGATCAATAATCTTGTAACGGAACGTCAGAAAGTTCAGAATTTGATCGAGTTGAGTTATACACTTTTGAAATATCAAATGGGTATGTCGCTTGATGAGAAAATTACACTAACGGACAAAGTTGACGACCTGAATATCGAATCATTAAGATCAGATTTCTCTGATTATAAAGTGAATTACAACAGCCGGATCGAATATTCTGTATTGGATACCCAGCAAAAACTGGCCGGACTTGATCTGAAAAATATCCGTGCAGGTTATTTACCAAGTCTTTCCGCTTCCTTTGGATATGGTCATAACAATGGTAGAAATACCATTCCAGATTTATTCGGCACAAAATGGTTTAACAATTCGATCCTGGCCATCAATCTGAACATTCCAATCTTTGACGGTTTTGTCAAAAAGTACCAGGTTGAACAGAAAAAAGTTGCGTTGGATAAAGTTAAGCTCAACCAGAAACTTCTGGAACAAACGATCGATATGCAATCCAAACAAGCTGCGATCAACATAAAAAATGCCTTTGCAACTCTGGAAACACAAACAAGAAATGTTGATCTGGCCAAGGAAGTAGTTCGGGTTTCTAAAATCAAATACAAAGAAGGCGTCGGTTCTAACATTGAGGTTATCAACGCAGAATCTGCCTACAAAGAAGCACAAACGAATTATTTCTCTGCGCTTTATGATATGCTTATCGCAAAAGTTGATTTGAGCAAAGCGAAAGGAGAGCTTTATAATGATTAA
- a CDS encoding arginine decarboxylase, which translates to MKSYIDLIQQTFEFPTMEFNVDKNELLFNNVPLMDIIKEHGTPLKLNYLPKIGEHIGNANMFFKNAFKRHNYKGTYTYCYCTKSSHFSFVLEEALKHNIHLETSSSFDIPIIRELYRRGKISKSTYILANGYKRPLYTQYLSELINEGFNVIPILDNLKEIESYEQQVTADTVNFAMRIATDEEPNFAFYTSRLGIRYNDVQQLYKDKIESNPRFKLKMLHFFINTGIKDSAYYWSELTRFMFKYCEMQKICPELDSIDIGGGLPIQTSLQSGYDYQQMIDEIIENIQWICNKNNVPVPHIFTEFGSYTVGESGAVIYEIIDKKLQNDKELWYMINGSFITQLPDSWGMNQKYIMLPINNWDSPYQKVNLGGLTCDSQDFYNSEMHSADLYMPIFEEEAEKQYIGFFHTGAYQESLGGYGGIQHCLIPAPKHVLIDRDEEGKIVTKVFAEEQDSDSMLKILGFKDESFITPVIKDEVPSETEEELVETKI; encoded by the coding sequence ATGAAAAGCTACATTGACCTGATTCAGCAAACGTTCGAGTTCCCAACGATGGAATTTAACGTTGACAAAAATGAATTGCTGTTCAACAATGTACCACTGATGGACATCATCAAGGAACATGGTACGCCTTTGAAACTTAATTATCTGCCCAAAATCGGTGAACATATTGGCAATGCGAATATGTTTTTCAAAAACGCATTTAAGCGACATAATTATAAGGGAACTTATACTTATTGTTATTGTACCAAATCTTCGCATTTTAGTTTTGTGCTGGAAGAGGCGCTGAAACATAATATACATCTTGAAACTTCATCGTCTTTTGATATTCCGATTATCCGGGAACTATACCGCCGCGGCAAAATCAGCAAGTCTACTTACATTCTTGCAAACGGCTATAAAAGGCCACTTTATACACAATATTTAAGTGAGCTTATCAACGAAGGTTTCAATGTTATTCCAATTCTGGATAATCTTAAAGAAATTGAATCTTACGAGCAGCAGGTTACGGCTGATACCGTAAATTTTGCAATGCGTATCGCAACGGATGAAGAGCCTAATTTTGCGTTTTATACCTCACGTCTGGGAATTCGTTATAACGATGTGCAGCAATTATATAAGGATAAAATCGAGTCAAATCCTCGTTTTAAACTTAAAATGCTACACTTCTTTATTAATACCGGAATTAAAGATAGTGCGTATTACTGGAGTGAATTGACACGATTCATGTTCAAATACTGCGAAATGCAGAAGATTTGTCCTGAACTGGATTCTATCGATATCGGAGGCGGGCTTCCAATCCAGACTTCTTTGCAATCAGGCTACGATTACCAGCAAATGATTGACGAGATCATTGAAAATATCCAGTGGATCTGTAACAAGAATAATGTTCCTGTTCCGCATATTTTTACAGAATTCGGAAGTTATACAGTTGGAGAAAGTGGTGCGGTGATTTACGAGATCATTGACAAAAAACTGCAAAACGATAAGGAACTTTGGTATATGATCAACGGATCATTTATCACACAGCTTCCTGATTCATGGGGTATGAACCAGAAATATATCATGCTTCCGATCAATAACTGGGATAGTCCATACCAAAAAGTTAACCTCGGCGGTCTGACTTGCGATTCGCAGGATTTCTATAACAGTGAAATGCACAGCGCGGATTTGTACATGCCGATTTTTGAGGAAGAGGCCGAAAAACAATACATTGGATTTTTCCATACAGGCGCTTACCAGGAATCTCTGGGCGGTTATGGTGGAATTCAGCACTGTCTGATTCCGGCTCCAAAACATGTTTTGATCGACCGTGATGAAGAAGGTAAAATTGTTACCAAAGTTTTTGCGGAAGAGCAGGACAGCGATTCAATGCTGAAAATTCTGGGTTTCAAAGATGAGTCTTTTATTACGCCTGTAATTAAAGATGAAGTTCCTTCTGAAACCGAAGAAGAGCTGGTTGAAACAAAAATTTGA
- a CDS encoding D-glycero-alpha-D-manno-heptose-1,7-bisphosphate 7-phosphatase, translating to MSPTTKCVFLDRDGVLNEDLSDYLHKLDELVIPAGVPEALKMLKEAGFLLIVITNQAGIAKGMYGAEAVYAIHEKMQEVSGNALDDIYFAPSHPDFTGKSLSRKPDSLMLEKAIAKYNIDTTQSWMIGDRSRDMEAGHKVGLKTIHVIPENETSAGDFTAVSLFEAAKIILAQ from the coding sequence ATGTCCCCAACAACAAAGTGCGTTTTCCTTGATCGTGATGGTGTTCTGAATGAAGATCTGAGTGATTATTTGCATAAATTGGATGAACTCGTCATTCCAGCAGGCGTTCCGGAAGCTTTGAAAATGCTGAAAGAAGCTGGTTTTTTATTAATAGTAATTACCAATCAGGCTGGAATTGCCAAGGGAATGTATGGCGCAGAAGCAGTATATGCCATCCACGAGAAAATGCAGGAAGTTTCCGGAAATGCGCTGGACGACATTTATTTTGCACCTTCACATCCTGATTTCACAGGAAAATCACTTTCCCGCAAACCGGATTCTCTGATGCTTGAAAAAGCGATTGCCAAATATAATATTGATACAACCCAATCCTGGATGATCGGAGACCGGTCAAGAGATATGGAAGCCGGACATAAAGTCGGCTTAAAGACAATTCATGTGATTCCAGAAAATGAAACTTCAGCAGGAGATTTCACCGCTGTCAGTTTATTTGAAGCGGCAAAGATTATTTTAGCTCAATAA
- a CDS encoding T9SS type A sorting domain-containing protein, giving the protein MSQTLPVLPSPDFSGNHDAQITGTVTIEGTKTLPGILARLTRVVSGGDNIIVSYAISDANGKFTLSGRSGVSYIVNYEFPTSGFTAKTVNPSAAFVASAGENTAPDGGLTLTRNTNTITNCNVSVPTLTPFTTQSVTVDKAIPINSLATLSSVQVFSSALVANPTIVVSTTTTSQIQKLIIGASVKIGNPFSAATLSNLVTTKVFANDEDENADNQNPIDIAAGTSLSYFDITSGKTSTTNIAAFNPNYIGTGTITFPISGTASKTITNSGGNTSSQEVTNALGGVCLIYTYTIDPLPVTLASFSAKVQPSEATKSVVLNWTTTQEKNSDYFDIQHSTDAKQWNVLGKVQAGNESSEIKRYDFTDTDPKNSTNYYRLKMVDKDGTFAYSRIESVSIDGKDLAVTLFPNPVSNELFVQDVSNQSVKELSIFNSNGQIVQQANSISPTKGINVEGLSNGLYIVKVLRTDGTQNSNKIVIRH; this is encoded by the coding sequence ATGTCACAAACATTACCTGTACTTCCTAGTCCGGATTTCAGCGGTAATCATGATGCACAAATTACCGGTACTGTTACCATTGAAGGTACGAAAACTCTTCCGGGTATTCTGGCACGTTTGACACGTGTGGTTTCAGGTGGCGATAACATTATTGTTTCTTATGCCATTAGTGATGCAAATGGAAAATTCACTTTAAGTGGAAGATCCGGTGTTAGCTACATTGTGAATTACGAATTCCCAACAAGCGGGTTTACAGCAAAAACCGTAAATCCATCCGCAGCATTTGTTGCGTCGGCAGGTGAAAATACAGCTCCTGATGGTGGGCTAACGTTAACAAGAAACACAAATACGATTACTAATTGTAATGTTTCGGTACCAACATTAACACCTTTTACCACCCAGTCTGTAACAGTTGATAAGGCTATTCCAATTAATTCTCTTGCAACTTTGTCGAGCGTGCAGGTTTTTTCATCAGCGCTGGTTGCGAACCCTACTATTGTAGTATCAACGACAACGACTTCGCAAATCCAAAAATTAATAATCGGTGCAAGCGTTAAAATTGGAAATCCATTTAGTGCTGCGACTTTGTCTAATCTTGTCACAACCAAAGTATTTGCTAACGATGAAGACGAAAATGCAGATAATCAAAACCCTATAGATATAGCAGCGGGAACATCGCTATCCTATTTTGATATTACCTCCGGAAAAACAAGTACAACAAATATTGCAGCATTCAATCCAAATTATATCGGAACCGGGACTATCACGTTTCCAATATCGGGAACTGCTTCAAAAACCATTACAAATTCGGGGGGTAATACTTCAAGCCAGGAAGTAACGAATGCACTAGGAGGAGTTTGTCTTATTTACACTTACACAATTGATCCTTTACCGGTAACACTGGCAAGTTTTTCAGCAAAAGTTCAACCTTCCGAAGCAACTAAAAGCGTTGTCTTAAATTGGACTACTACGCAGGAAAAAAATAGTGATTATTTTGATATTCAACACAGTACAGACGCTAAACAATGGAATGTTTTAGGAAAAGTTCAGGCAGGTAACGAAAGTTCAGAAATTAAAAGGTATGACTTTACTGATACTGATCCAAAAAACAGTACTAATTACTATCGGTTAAAAATGGTGGATAAGGATGGCACGTTCGCATACAGCCGTATTGAGAGCGTATCAATTGATGGAAAAGATCTTGCTGTAACGCTTTTCCCTAACCCTGTCTCCAACGAACTTTTTGTGCAGGATGTTTCTAACCAAAGTGTTAAGGAGTTATCAATTTTTAATTCAAACGGGCAGATTGTTCAGCAGGCAAACTCGATTTCTCCGACAAAAGGAATCAACGTAGAAGGATTGTCCAATGGATTGTATATTGTAAAGGTTTTAAGAACCGACGGCACTCAAAATTCGAACAAAATTGTGATTCGTCACTAG
- a CDS encoding YncE family protein encodes MTEEEVSQIGIASCRNSGAFIKTLGFDPTRSGLSTTEPSFMGVVLVQFPRNQADSASKKTYQDRSWAQYGWMGGITSDIDGNTYTAPLPKVNLLDNPLSQMNKIYKVDSETGVMAVLTELPKPDSVAGVMPFAVLGIYFDCHGKKLYASSVAGSTRDEEKGVIYVIDPENGDVVDKLEGHDAFAIFVGGITGEKRLYFGSTRSSDIYSIELTKSGKFKGDIRKECSLENLGPRGDDKARRIRFDENGNMMAFGVEFNDSLPAPSEKAETLYQFAFDRNAKKWVTIQGRQ; translated from the coding sequence ATGACTGAGGAAGAAGTTTCGCAAATCGGCATCGCTTCGTGCCGAAATTCAGGTGCTTTTATAAAAACTCTTGGCTTTGATCCCACCCGTTCTGGCTTGTCAACAACTGAGCCGTCTTTTATGGGAGTAGTGCTGGTTCAGTTTCCAAGAAATCAGGCAGATTCTGCAAGCAAAAAAACCTATCAGGATCGGAGCTGGGCACAATACGGCTGGATGGGCGGCATAACTTCCGACATTGATGGAAATACTTATACCGCGCCGCTTCCAAAAGTTAATTTGCTTGACAACCCCTTAAGCCAGATGAACAAAATCTACAAAGTTGATTCTGAAACAGGTGTAATGGCTGTCCTTACCGAACTTCCAAAACCGGATAGTGTCGCAGGAGTTATGCCTTTTGCCGTTTTGGGTATTTACTTTGATTGTCACGGTAAGAAATTATATGCAAGCAGCGTTGCAGGAAGTACGCGGGATGAGGAAAAAGGGGTCATTTATGTAATCGATCCGGAAAACGGAGATGTAGTGGATAAGCTCGAAGGACATGATGCGTTTGCTATTTTTGTTGGCGGCATCACTGGCGAAAAACGTCTGTATTTTGGAAGCACGCGTTCGTCGGATATTTATTCCATTGAACTTACGAAAAGCGGGAAATTTAAAGGTGACATACGAAAAGAATGTTCACTTGAAAATTTAGGTCCTCGTGGTGATGACAAAGCCAGACGTATCCGTTTTGATGAGAATGGAAATATGATGGCTTTTGGTGTTGAATTTAATGACAGTTTGCCCGCACCAAGTGAGAAAGCTGAAACGCTTTATCAGTTTGCTTTTGACAGAAATGCAAAAAAATGGGTTACTATCCAGGGGCGTCAGTAA
- the hemE gene encoding uroporphyrinogen decarboxylase produces the protein MKLKNDLLLRAARGENVERTPVWMMRQAGRILPEYRAVREKAGSFIQLATTPELAAEVTIQPVDLLGVDAAIIFSDILVVPEGMGLPYEMAEQKGPVFPTTVNTIADLDKLRIADPENDLGYVLEAIRLTKTGLADRVPLIGFAGAPFTIFCYMTEGKGSKTFSVAKKHLYADPEFSHLLLQKITDSTIAYLKAQIAAGADLVQIFDSWAGILSPEQYKTFSLPYIKQICDAITEAPVTVFAKGAFFAREEIGKLNCSVVGLDWNMDIIESRQLIPNKTLQGNLDPCVLYSSFYQIRAEVKKMVSQFGTQRYIANLGHGVYPDMQPDKVRCFIEAVKEYSA, from the coding sequence ATGAAATTGAAAAATGATCTTTTGCTTCGGGCAGCGCGTGGTGAGAATGTAGAGCGTACTCCCGTTTGGATGATGCGTCAGGCCGGACGTATTTTACCTGAATATCGTGCCGTTCGTGAAAAAGCCGGGAGTTTTATCCAGCTTGCTACAACACCGGAACTTGCAGCCGAAGTTACTATACAACCTGTTGATTTGCTAGGCGTTGATGCCGCCATTATATTTTCGGACATTCTGGTAGTTCCCGAAGGAATGGGTTTACCTTACGAAATGGCCGAGCAAAAAGGTCCGGTTTTTCCAACAACAGTAAATACCATTGCAGATCTGGACAAGCTAAGAATTGCTGATCCTGAAAATGATCTGGGTTATGTTTTGGAAGCCATTCGTCTTACAAAAACAGGTTTGGCAGACCGCGTTCCTTTAATTGGATTTGCCGGCGCTCCTTTTACTATTTTCTGTTATATGACGGAAGGTAAAGGATCCAAGACCTTTTCAGTTGCGAAAAAACACCTTTACGCTGATCCGGAATTTTCTCATTTGTTATTACAAAAAATAACAGACAGCACAATTGCTTACCTGAAAGCACAAATCGCAGCAGGTGCAGATCTTGTTCAGATTTTTGATTCATGGGCAGGAATTCTTTCTCCGGAACAATACAAAACTTTTTCTCTTCCTTACATCAAACAAATCTGCGACGCAATTACCGAAGCTCCGGTTACGGTTTTCGCCAAAGGAGCATTTTTTGCAAGAGAAGAAATCGGGAAATTAAATTGTTCCGTTGTAGGACTAGACTGGAACATGGATATCATCGAATCCCGCCAATTAATTCCAAATAAAACGTTGCAGGGAAATCTTGATCCGTGCGTACTATATTCTTCTTTTTACCAAATCAGAGCGGAAGTGAAGAAAATGGTAAGCCAATTCGGTACTCAACGCTACATAGCCAATCTTGGCCACGGCGTATATCCGGATATGCAGCCAGATAAAGTAAGGTGCTTCATTGAAGCCGTAAAAGAATACTCGGCTTAG